The Thermococcus sp. M39 genome contains the following window.
CCTCACAGGCGTGAACAGATTGAGAACCTTGCGCACATTCTCGTTCCGGTTCTTAGAGGTGAAACTCCTTCCAACGTTTTCGTCTACGGCAAAACCGGTACTGGTAAGACCGTCACCATAAAGTTCGTCACAGAGGAGCTGAAGAAGATATCCCAAAAGTACAACGTTCCCGTTGATGTTATCTATGTCAACTGTGAGATAGTCGA
Protein-coding sequences here:
- a CDS encoding Cdc6/Cdc18 family protein, which encodes MDDNYLDSIFEKYLHDKKIFKNKEVLRHSYTPRELPHRREQIENLAHILVPVLRGETPSNVFVYGKTGTGKTVTIKFVTEELKKISQKYNVPVDVIYVNCEIV